Proteins co-encoded in one Kribbella solani genomic window:
- a CDS encoding amidohydrolase family protein — MIIDAHGHLGSWYAFAIPDSSTASLVRVMDQCGVSTMCVSHLLAIGPDAAAGNALLLDEIDRYPGRFLGYAVFDPHAPDARARTADLLTRPGIVGLKLHPDTHEYALDGPAYAPAFELAAEHDRLVLSHGMFGSPWCAPEHFATVAARYPSVELLMGHAALFPPGFPAAAAVANQHPNITLELCGSRTTARHIAWLITEVGAHRMAFGSDALFLDLRVGLGRIQLAPITQPDRNQLLTGTMTRLLNR; from the coding sequence ATGATCATCGACGCGCACGGGCATCTCGGCTCCTGGTACGCGTTCGCGATCCCGGACAGTTCGACCGCGAGCCTGGTCCGGGTGATGGACCAGTGCGGCGTCAGCACGATGTGCGTCTCGCACCTGCTCGCGATCGGCCCGGACGCCGCCGCCGGAAACGCCTTGCTGCTCGACGAAATCGACCGCTATCCCGGGCGCTTCCTCGGGTACGCCGTGTTCGACCCGCACGCCCCCGACGCGCGCGCCCGAACCGCCGACCTGCTCACCCGCCCCGGCATCGTCGGCCTGAAGCTCCATCCGGACACCCACGAGTACGCCCTGGACGGCCCCGCGTACGCCCCCGCCTTCGAACTGGCCGCCGAACACGACCGCCTCGTCCTGTCCCACGGCATGTTCGGCTCCCCATGGTGCGCCCCCGAGCACTTCGCCACGGTCGCCGCCCGGTACCCATCAGTCGAACTCCTGATGGGCCACGCCGCCCTCTTCCCACCCGGCTTCCCAGCCGCGGCGGCCGTCGCCAACCAGCACCCCAACATCACCCTCGAACTCTGCGGCTCCCGCACCACCGCCCGCCACATCGCCTGGCTGATAACCGAGGTAGGCGCCCACCGAATGGCCTTCGGCTCCGACGCCCTGTTCCTCGACCTCCGAGTCGGCCTGGGCCGCATCCAACTGGCCCCCATCACCCAGCCCGACCGCAATCAACTGCTGACCGGCACAATGACCCGCCTACTCAACCGCTGA
- a CDS encoding LysR substrate-binding domain-containing protein: MTGFRLGYVPGVTPAKWARIWAERLPRVPLELVQVTAAEAPGLIRAAEIGAALLRLPIDRAGLHAIPLYVEQSVVVVPKDHLITAADEVTVDDLADELTLHPLDDVLEWDGPPGRVIEDRPVRTGEAIELVAMGTGVLVVPQSLARLHHRKDLTYRPMVGVPESQVALSWPEDSTSELVEQLIGIVRGRTVNSTRGSTPATKPQKPAAPRKEGAPRKGAKVSGPRGKKRRR; this comes from the coding sequence GTGACCGGATTCCGGCTGGGCTACGTTCCCGGCGTGACACCCGCCAAATGGGCCCGGATCTGGGCCGAGCGGCTGCCCCGGGTTCCGCTCGAACTGGTCCAGGTCACCGCCGCGGAGGCGCCCGGACTGATCCGGGCCGCGGAGATCGGCGCGGCGTTGCTGCGGTTGCCGATCGACCGCGCCGGGCTGCACGCGATCCCGCTGTACGTGGAGCAGTCGGTGGTCGTCGTACCCAAGGACCACCTGATCACCGCGGCGGACGAGGTCACGGTGGACGATCTCGCCGACGAGCTCACACTGCATCCGCTGGATGACGTACTCGAGTGGGACGGGCCGCCCGGGCGAGTGATCGAGGACCGGCCGGTACGCACCGGGGAGGCGATCGAGCTCGTTGCCATGGGCACCGGCGTACTGGTCGTACCGCAGTCGCTGGCAAGACTGCATCACCGGAAGGACCTCACGTACCGGCCGATGGTGGGCGTACCCGAGTCGCAGGTGGCACTGAGCTGGCCGGAGGACTCGACTTCCGAGCTGGTCGAGCAGCTGATCGGGATCGTCCGCGGACGGACGGTGAACAGCACCCGCGGAAGCACGCCGGCCACGAAACCCCAGAAGCCCGCCGCGCCCCGGAAGGAGGGCGCGCCCCGGAAGGGTGCCAAGGTGAGCGGTCCGCGCGGGAAGAAACGGCGTCGCTAG
- a CDS encoding ABC transporter substrate-binding protein has product MRRNRFVSLVTVAAIALAAAGCQGKTAAKPAVTVWMYPVIANEQKSTAYWGSIEKDFEAANPDVDLRIEQQPWANRDQKLATAFSGGKGPDVLLLGPDQIPQFVTGGSLAPVDKVLEKDKDKFLPGALDALTVDGKLYAVPIYHTVTTTIYNKLLLDKAGISKPPDTWDEIKAAAPKLKQAGVATLDYSASPETSLNLSFYPLLWQAGGSVFAADGKKVAFDQAPGVEALTFLKGLYDEGAVPKTALSNTNLVADQALGRGQVAMGFTNTLTDVRTVSASWGAANVIVGVPLQNKKRVGFGLPGGLAVNAGSKNVDAAEKFLSFMTQPKQEISMATASDFLSPRTDAPVPAADARSKKFDDALQYAYSGEVNPAARQIMALLAVQIQAVLTGKKTPRQGLDDAAKQANDLLARQR; this is encoded by the coding sequence ATGCGCCGCAACCGGTTCGTGAGCCTGGTGACCGTCGCCGCGATCGCCCTGGCGGCGGCCGGCTGCCAGGGGAAGACGGCGGCCAAACCGGCCGTCACCGTCTGGATGTACCCGGTGATCGCGAACGAGCAGAAGTCGACCGCGTACTGGGGATCGATCGAGAAGGACTTCGAGGCGGCGAACCCGGACGTCGACCTGCGGATCGAGCAGCAGCCGTGGGCGAACCGGGACCAGAAACTGGCGACCGCGTTCTCCGGCGGCAAGGGCCCGGACGTCCTGCTGCTCGGTCCGGACCAGATCCCGCAGTTCGTCACCGGTGGTTCGCTGGCGCCGGTCGACAAGGTGCTGGAGAAGGACAAGGACAAGTTCCTGCCCGGTGCGCTCGATGCGCTGACCGTCGACGGCAAGCTGTACGCCGTGCCGATCTACCACACGGTCACCACCACGATCTACAACAAGTTGCTGCTCGACAAGGCCGGGATCAGCAAACCGCCGGACACCTGGGACGAGATCAAGGCCGCCGCGCCGAAGCTCAAGCAGGCCGGGGTCGCGACGCTCGACTACTCCGCCTCGCCGGAGACCTCGCTGAACCTGAGCTTCTACCCGCTGCTCTGGCAGGCCGGCGGTTCGGTGTTCGCCGCGGACGGCAAGAAGGTCGCGTTCGACCAGGCGCCCGGTGTCGAGGCGCTGACGTTCCTGAAGGGCCTGTACGACGAGGGCGCCGTACCGAAGACCGCGCTGAGCAACACCAACCTGGTCGCCGATCAGGCGCTCGGCCGTGGGCAGGTCGCGATGGGTTTCACGAACACGCTGACCGACGTACGGACGGTGTCCGCGAGCTGGGGCGCCGCGAACGTAATCGTCGGCGTACCACTGCAGAACAAGAAGCGGGTCGGTTTCGGCCTGCCCGGGGGACTGGCGGTGAACGCGGGCTCGAAGAACGTCGACGCCGCCGAGAAGTTCCTCAGCTTCATGACGCAGCCGAAGCAGGAGATCAGCATGGCGACCGCGTCGGACTTCCTGTCACCGCGGACCGATGCGCCCGTACCGGCGGCCGACGCGCGGTCGAAGAAGTTCGACGACGCGTTGCAGTACGCGTACTCGGGTGAGGTGAATCCGGCGGCGCGGCAGATCATGGCCCTGCTGGCGGTGCAGATCCAGGCCGTACTGACCGGGAAGAAGACGCCGCGGCAAGGGCTGGACGACGCGGCGAAGCAGGCGAACGACCTGCTCGCCAGGCAGCGCTGA
- a CDS encoding carbamoyltransferase, with protein sequence MLILGVSGGPVEVDGCIYPVGYHDSAACLLDDGKLVSAVEEERLNRIKKGFAFPMGSIQACLDQAGAELSDLDAIAVNFAEDFVDRGLVQDRFVQGGDGELGARAIVRRLLRESFGSELPDEKLIFVRHHVAHGLSAFANSGMTEALVAVMDGSGEAESGTLFRGAAGHLEPLKTFPLIDSLGFLYLAVTKFLGYGFGDEYKVMGLAPYGDPKKCRDIVQSLYTLTGEGDYELYGRSDDRYFALGLEDLPYTYVARACASAGLLPRRKGEQFTEQHADLAAALQEAVETIAAHVFEHWTRVTGLRRLCFSGGVAHNSTLNGVLVRSGMFDEVFVHPASHDAGAAEGAALAAYSSRSGDLRTRQKLRSASFGPALGSAEQIARELKSWSELISYEQVDDPVVAAAELLSAGAVLGWAQGRSEFGPRALGNRSILADPRPAANRSRVNQLIKSREDFRPFAPVVIPEAAGDYFELPAAEANYDFMSYVLPVRPERRDELGAVTHVDGSARVQIIAAESDERFYRLVKRFGELTGTPVLLNTSFNNNAEPIVQSVEDVLTCYLTTGLDYVVLENFLIRRQDKFPKFDNYRVRLRPRASIVERVDNFGAAPEISHRLQLAGIRWEVGARGRDISPRLFGGLTRSGGEFSMAELAADGELTAADREEIYALWRERFLTLTPGTD encoded by the coding sequence ATGCTGATTCTGGGGGTTTCCGGCGGTCCGGTCGAAGTGGATGGGTGCATCTATCCGGTCGGTTATCACGACAGTGCGGCGTGCCTTCTTGATGACGGAAAACTGGTTTCCGCGGTGGAAGAGGAACGGCTGAACCGGATCAAGAAAGGTTTCGCCTTTCCGATGGGATCGATACAAGCGTGCCTTGATCAAGCAGGGGCCGAGCTGTCCGACCTTGATGCGATCGCCGTGAATTTCGCCGAGGACTTTGTCGATCGCGGCCTCGTTCAGGACCGTTTCGTTCAGGGCGGCGATGGTGAACTGGGTGCCCGGGCAATTGTTCGGCGACTCCTACGGGAATCATTCGGCTCCGAACTCCCGGACGAGAAGCTGATCTTCGTCCGGCATCATGTCGCGCACGGTCTGTCCGCGTTCGCCAATTCGGGCATGACGGAAGCGCTGGTCGCCGTGATGGACGGCAGCGGCGAAGCCGAGTCCGGCACCCTCTTTCGAGGCGCCGCCGGACATCTCGAGCCGCTCAAGACCTTCCCACTGATCGATTCGCTCGGCTTCCTCTATCTCGCGGTGACGAAGTTCCTGGGCTACGGCTTCGGCGACGAGTACAAGGTCATGGGACTCGCGCCGTACGGAGACCCGAAGAAGTGCCGGGACATCGTGCAAAGCCTGTACACGTTGACCGGCGAGGGCGACTACGAGCTCTACGGCCGTTCGGACGATCGGTACTTCGCACTCGGCCTGGAGGATCTTCCGTACACGTACGTCGCGCGTGCCTGCGCATCAGCGGGACTGCTGCCGCGGAGAAAGGGAGAGCAGTTCACCGAGCAGCATGCCGATCTGGCAGCCGCGCTGCAGGAAGCGGTCGAGACGATCGCGGCGCACGTGTTCGAGCACTGGACGCGGGTGACCGGTCTCCGGCGACTCTGCTTCTCGGGCGGCGTCGCGCACAACAGCACACTCAACGGCGTGCTCGTTCGGTCCGGGATGTTCGACGAGGTTTTCGTGCATCCCGCGTCGCACGATGCGGGCGCGGCCGAAGGCGCCGCGCTGGCGGCGTACTCGTCGAGGTCCGGAGACCTGCGCACGCGGCAGAAGCTGCGGTCGGCCAGCTTTGGGCCCGCACTGGGATCAGCGGAGCAGATCGCCCGCGAATTGAAGTCCTGGAGCGAGCTGATCAGCTACGAACAGGTCGACGACCCCGTTGTGGCGGCGGCAGAGCTCCTCAGCGCGGGAGCTGTCCTCGGCTGGGCGCAGGGCAGATCGGAATTCGGCCCGCGCGCGCTCGGCAACCGGAGCATCCTTGCCGACCCCAGGCCGGCGGCCAACCGGAGCCGGGTGAACCAGCTGATCAAGAGCCGGGAAGACTTCCGGCCGTTCGCGCCCGTGGTGATTCCGGAAGCGGCCGGCGACTACTTCGAGTTGCCCGCGGCGGAGGCCAACTACGACTTCATGTCCTACGTGCTTCCGGTGCGTCCGGAACGCCGCGACGAACTGGGAGCGGTGACCCACGTCGACGGATCGGCCCGGGTCCAGATCATCGCCGCCGAATCCGACGAGCGGTTCTACCGGCTGGTCAAGCGATTCGGCGAGCTGACCGGTACGCCGGTGTTGCTGAACACGTCGTTCAACAACAATGCGGAGCCGATTGTCCAGAGTGTCGAGGACGTCCTGACCTGCTATCTGACAACTGGCCTCGACTATGTCGTGCTGGAGAATTTCCTGATCCGGCGTCAGGACAAGTTCCCGAAGTTCGACAATTATCGCGTTCGGCTCCGGCCACGGGCCAGCATTGTCGAGAGGGTGGACAATTTCGGCGCGGCGCCGGAGATCAGTCATCGGCTTCAGCTCGCCGGGATTCGCTGGGAGGTCGGCGCGCGCGGCCGCGACATATCGCCGCGGCTGTTCGGCGGCCTGACGAGATCCGGCGGTGAGTTCTCGATGGCTGAATTGGCGGCCGACGGCGAACTTACGGCCGCCGACCGGGAGGAGATCTACGCACTCTGGCGTGAACGTTTCCTGACCCTGACACCCGGAACGGATTGA
- a CDS encoding amidohydrolase family protein, whose translation MRVVDVNRIIGPVPTDDVPSKDAPGLLAELDRIAIDAACVVHSHDLYYDPTAMAELPVDPRLIRVPIVVPGPLGREAPADARLVRLCPSEHRFLLTGSHGLATARELAERDVTVLLALESPGSVHQLASSVPGLRIVLINTGYRALRELADLMDVHPQLRVDTATLCGHLSVEWVVRRYGAHRVLFGTGAPITDDAGPRYQLDHLELPADQVELIAGGNILELIG comes from the coding sequence ATGCGGGTCGTCGATGTCAACCGCATCATCGGCCCGGTGCCGACGGACGACGTACCGAGCAAGGACGCACCGGGCCTGCTGGCCGAGCTCGACCGGATCGCGATCGACGCGGCCTGCGTCGTGCACTCCCACGACCTGTACTACGACCCGACCGCGATGGCCGAGCTTCCGGTCGATCCACGGTTGATCCGCGTACCGATCGTCGTACCCGGTCCGCTTGGACGCGAGGCGCCGGCCGACGCGCGGCTCGTACGGTTATGTCCTTCGGAGCACAGGTTCTTGCTGACCGGGTCGCACGGCCTGGCGACCGCGCGCGAGCTGGCCGAGCGTGACGTGACCGTACTGCTCGCGTTGGAGAGCCCGGGTTCGGTGCATCAACTCGCGAGCTCGGTACCGGGGCTGCGGATCGTGCTGATCAACACCGGCTACCGCGCGTTGCGTGAGCTCGCCGACCTGATGGACGTACATCCTCAGCTCCGCGTCGACACCGCGACGTTGTGCGGGCATCTGTCGGTCGAGTGGGTGGTACGGCGGTACGGCGCGCATCGCGTCCTGTTCGGCACCGGCGCACCGATCACCGACGACGCCGGTCCGCGGTACCAGCTCGATCATCTTGAGCTACCGGCCGACCAGGTCGAGCTGATTGCCGGTGGCAACATTTTGGAGCTGATCGGATGA
- a CDS encoding DUF5997 family protein, with product MTARNTPRKTTQTMKPATAAKKLEVYLPATPAEFQDGVVSRDELDALQADPPEWLRDLRRDGPHPRPVVAAKLGVSISGLARAGVTDALTTAEIEEIKAADPDWLQHERATQADVRRLAAEQKQAGQDKAEPRRTGRR from the coding sequence ATGACGGCGCGCAATACTCCCCGGAAAACCACGCAGACGATGAAGCCTGCCACCGCGGCGAAGAAACTCGAGGTGTACCTGCCGGCGACGCCCGCGGAGTTCCAGGACGGGGTGGTTTCGCGCGACGAACTGGACGCGCTGCAGGCGGACCCGCCGGAGTGGCTGCGGGATCTCCGGCGCGACGGCCCGCACCCGCGCCCGGTGGTCGCGGCCAAGCTCGGGGTGTCGATCAGCGGCCTGGCCCGGGCCGGCGTCACGGACGCGCTGACCACGGCCGAGATCGAGGAGATCAAGGCCGCCGACCCGGACTGGCTGCAACACGAGCGCGCGACGCAGGCCGACGTCCGCCGCCTGGCCGCGGAGCAGAAGCAGGCCGGCCAGGACAAGGCCGAGCCGCGGCGGACCGGTCGCCGGTAA
- the carB gene encoding carbamoyl-phosphate synthase large subunit, whose amino-acid sequence MRRADIGCVLVIGSGPIVIGQACEFDYSGTQACRVLRSEGLRVVLVNSNPATIMTDPEVADATYIEPITPEFVERIIERERPDALLATVGGQVALNTAVALHSRGVLERYGVQLIGASVDAIACAEDRESFKKIVALAGGEVANSAACTSIAECLVAATRLGYPVVVRPSFTMGGVGSGIAYAEDDLRRIAGAGLSASPTSEVLIEESLLGWKEYELEVMRDRADNAVVVCVIENLDPMGVHTGDSVTVAPAMTLTDREYQEMRDLAFAVVRAVGVDTGGCNIQFAVKPDDGRLIIIEMNPRVSRSSALASKATGFPIAKIAARLALGYTLDEIANDITRQTPASFEPALDYVVVKAPRFAFDKFPAADAGLTTHMKSVGEAMAIGRCFTEALQKALRSLERPGCELEFATEPGDRTELLEKIRQPGDGRLQDVVAALRAGASIEQLHAATRIDPWFLDQLLLLCEIAVEVRSTEELTRHGLYRAKRHGFSDRQLAALRGTSPAAMRRLRHQLGVRPVYKTVDTCAGEFDAHTPYHYSAYDEETEIKHRERPAVLVLGSGPNRIGQGVEFDYACVHAVMELARVGYETIMVNCNPETVSTDYDTSDRLYFEPLTFEDVMEVIDAERQAGPLAGVIVQLGGQTPLNLAAALATAGVPIVGTPPEAIDRAEDRGAFGELLRRAGLPAPDHRTAASGRQARQAAAGIGYPVLIRPSYVLGGQGMEVVNDEKGLTDYLDRAAAVGPEHPVLIDRFLDDAVEIDVDAVYDGHELYLAGVMEHIEPAGIHSGDSNCVLPPVTLDHQTLLQIRSSTAAIARRLGVLGLLNVQYALAEGVLYVLEANPRASRTVPFVAKATGVPLAKAAARIMLGTRIAELREEGMFPVHGDCVDGQVGAVIAVKAPVLPFNRFRTPDGRAIESLLGPEMHATGEVMGIDTTFGAAFAKSRTAAGETLPSAGAVLVSVADRDKQDVLQPVRRLAALGFTIFATPGTADLLRDHGVPAAILAACEDRILAGEVDLVVNTPTAGLMRRAEVTTGYLIRSAALRANVPCIGTTRGLAATVRGIELSRAGRPAVRSLQSWTSARHG is encoded by the coding sequence GTGCGGCGCGCGGACATCGGCTGCGTCCTGGTCATCGGGTCCGGACCGATTGTCATCGGTCAGGCCTGCGAATTCGACTACTCCGGAACCCAGGCCTGCCGGGTGTTGCGGTCCGAGGGGCTGCGGGTCGTGCTGGTGAACAGCAACCCGGCCACGATCATGACGGATCCGGAGGTCGCGGACGCGACCTACATCGAGCCGATCACGCCGGAGTTCGTGGAACGGATCATCGAGCGCGAACGACCCGACGCGCTGCTGGCGACAGTCGGCGGTCAGGTCGCGCTGAACACGGCTGTGGCGCTGCACTCGCGCGGCGTCCTGGAACGGTACGGGGTGCAGCTGATCGGCGCGTCCGTCGATGCGATCGCTTGCGCCGAGGATCGCGAGAGTTTCAAGAAGATCGTCGCGCTGGCCGGTGGTGAGGTGGCGAACTCGGCGGCCTGCACGTCGATCGCGGAGTGCCTCGTCGCCGCGACCCGACTCGGGTATCCGGTCGTGGTTCGGCCGTCGTTCACGATGGGCGGCGTGGGCTCCGGCATCGCGTACGCGGAGGACGATCTGCGCCGGATCGCCGGCGCGGGCTTGTCGGCATCGCCCACTTCGGAGGTGCTGATCGAGGAGTCGTTGCTCGGATGGAAGGAGTACGAACTGGAGGTGATGCGGGATCGCGCGGACAATGCCGTCGTCGTGTGCGTGATCGAGAACCTGGACCCGATGGGCGTGCACACGGGCGATTCGGTCACCGTGGCGCCCGCGATGACGCTGACGGATCGCGAGTACCAGGAGATGCGCGACCTGGCGTTCGCGGTGGTCCGTGCGGTCGGCGTCGACACCGGTGGGTGCAACATCCAGTTCGCCGTGAAGCCGGATGACGGCCGGCTGATCATCATCGAGATGAACCCGAGAGTTTCCCGATCATCGGCGCTGGCGTCGAAAGCGACCGGCTTTCCGATCGCGAAGATCGCTGCCCGGCTCGCGCTCGGGTACACGTTGGACGAGATCGCGAACGACATCACCCGGCAGACGCCGGCGTCGTTCGAGCCCGCTTTGGACTATGTGGTGGTCAAGGCGCCCCGCTTCGCGTTCGACAAGTTTCCGGCCGCGGATGCGGGACTGACCACGCATATGAAGAGTGTGGGCGAAGCGATGGCGATCGGGCGATGCTTCACCGAGGCACTGCAGAAGGCCCTCCGGTCGCTGGAGCGGCCAGGCTGCGAGCTGGAGTTCGCCACCGAGCCGGGCGATCGGACGGAGTTGCTGGAGAAGATCCGGCAGCCCGGTGACGGGCGGCTGCAGGATGTCGTCGCGGCGCTGCGAGCAGGTGCCTCGATCGAGCAACTGCATGCCGCGACCAGGATCGATCCGTGGTTCCTCGATCAGCTGCTGCTCCTGTGCGAGATCGCGGTCGAGGTCAGGTCGACCGAGGAGCTCACCCGGCACGGGCTGTACCGCGCGAAGCGGCACGGTTTCTCGGACCGGCAACTCGCCGCGCTGCGCGGGACGTCGCCGGCGGCGATGCGGCGGCTACGGCATCAACTTGGTGTACGTCCGGTGTACAAGACAGTGGACACCTGCGCCGGCGAGTTCGACGCCCATACGCCGTACCACTACTCCGCGTACGACGAGGAGACGGAGATCAAGCACCGCGAGCGTCCCGCGGTGCTGGTCCTGGGCAGCGGGCCGAATCGGATCGGGCAGGGAGTCGAGTTCGACTATGCGTGCGTGCACGCGGTGATGGAACTCGCGCGGGTCGGCTACGAGACGATCATGGTCAACTGCAACCCGGAGACGGTATCCACCGACTACGACACGTCGGATCGGCTCTACTTCGAGCCCCTGACGTTCGAGGACGTCATGGAGGTCATCGACGCGGAGCGGCAGGCAGGTCCACTTGCCGGCGTGATCGTTCAGCTCGGGGGTCAGACTCCGCTGAACTTGGCCGCGGCGCTGGCCACGGCCGGCGTGCCGATCGTCGGCACGCCGCCGGAGGCCATCGACCGGGCCGAGGACCGCGGCGCGTTCGGGGAACTCCTGAGGCGAGCGGGACTCCCGGCCCCGGATCATCGGACCGCCGCGTCCGGCCGGCAGGCGCGCCAGGCGGCGGCCGGGATCGGGTATCCCGTGTTGATACGCCCTTCCTACGTACTCGGTGGTCAGGGCATGGAAGTCGTCAACGACGAGAAGGGCCTGACTGACTACCTGGACCGGGCCGCCGCGGTGGGTCCGGAGCATCCGGTACTCATCGACCGGTTTCTGGATGATGCGGTGGAGATCGATGTCGACGCGGTGTACGACGGGCACGAGCTGTACCTGGCCGGTGTCATGGAACACATCGAACCGGCAGGCATTCACTCCGGAGATTCCAACTGTGTCCTGCCGCCGGTGACGCTGGACCACCAGACACTGCTGCAGATTCGCAGCTCGACCGCGGCCATCGCGCGAAGGCTGGGCGTACTTGGCCTGTTGAACGTGCAGTACGCCCTGGCCGAAGGTGTCTTGTACGTGCTGGAAGCAAATCCCCGCGCTTCACGAACAGTGCCCTTCGTCGCCAAGGCGACCGGTGTGCCGCTGGCGAAGGCGGCGGCGCGGATCATGCTCGGTACAAGGATCGCTGAGCTGCGCGAGGAGGGGATGTTCCCCGTGCATGGTGACTGCGTCGACGGGCAGGTCGGCGCGGTGATCGCGGTGAAAGCGCCAGTCCTGCCGTTCAACCGCTTCCGTACGCCCGACGGCCGGGCGATCGAATCTCTCCTCGGCCCGGAGATGCACGCCACCGGCGAAGTCATGGGCATCGACACCACGTTCGGAGCTGCGTTCGCCAAGTCTCGAACGGCGGCCGGCGAGACATTGCCGTCGGCCGGTGCGGTGCTGGTTTCAGTAGCTGATCGGGACAAGCAGGACGTGCTTCAACCTGTGCGGCGACTCGCTGCTCTTGGGTTCACCATCTTCGCGACGCCCGGAACCGCCGATCTCCTGCGCGATCACGGCGTACCGGCAGCCATCCTCGCCGCGTGCGAGGACCGCATTCTCGCCGGGGAGGTCGACCTCGTGGTCAATACGCCGACCGCCGGCCTGATGCGTCGGGCCGAGGTGACCACCGGCTACCTGATTCGGAGTGCCGCGCTGCGGGCGAATGTTCCGTGCATCGGTACCACGCGAGGTCTCGCCGCGACGGTGCGGGGAATCGAGCTGAGCCGTGCAGGTCGGCCGGCGGTGCGATCCCTGCAGTCGTGGACGAGTGCTCGCCACGGGTAG